A region of Salvelinus sp. IW2-2015 unplaced genomic scaffold, ASM291031v2 Un_scaffold1371, whole genome shotgun sequence DNA encodes the following proteins:
- the LOC112070579 gene encoding protein Wnt-8a-like: protein MVFCSFLWLLVLFLLHKTLLGHAWAVNNFLMTGPKAYLTYASSVQVGAQSGIQECKHQFAWDRWNCPESALQLSTHKGLRSATSETSFVHAISAAGVMYTLTRNCSLGDLDNCGCDGSRNGQIGGRGWLWGGCSDNLDFGERMSKQYVDALETGQDSRAAVNLHNNEAGRMAVKATMKRICRCHGMSESCSVQTCWMQLSDFRDIGNYLKIKHDQAQKLEMDKRRMRSGNSADNRGAIADAFSSIARTELIYLEESPDYCSQNASLGLHGTEGRECLQHGEGLNQWEKRSCRRLCHECGLGVEERRTEIVSSCNCKFQWCCTVKCENCSQVMVKHVCARREGGHGHNYRRRYRGPK from the exons ATGGTCTTCTGTTCGTTCCTTTGGCTCCTGGTGCTTTTCCTTCTCCACAAAACTCTTCTTGGACATGCCTG GGCCGTGAACAATTTTCTTATGACTGGACCCAAG GCCTATCTGACGTATGCTAGTAGCGTGCAAGTGGGCGCGCAGAGCGGGATCCAGGAATGTAAACACCAGTTTGCTTGGGACAGGTGGAACTGCCCGGAGAGTGCGCTCCAACTGTCAACTCATAAAGGCCTTCGCAGCG CCACAAGTGAGACCTCTTTCGTGCACGCGATCAGCGCAGCAGGTGTCATGTACACACTGACCCGCAACTGTAGTCTCGGGGACCTGGACAACTGCGGCTGTGACGGCTCGAGAAATGGTCAAATCG GGGGGCGTGGGTGGTTGTGGGGCGGCTGCAGTGATAACTTGGACTTTGGGGAAAGGATGTCAAAACAGTACGTGGACGCGCTTGAGACTGGCCAGGACTCACGGGCGGCTGTCAACCTTCATAACAACGAGGCSGGTAGAATG GCGGTGAAGGCCACCATGAAGCGCATCTGCAGGTGCCACGGTATGTCTGAGAGTTGCTCCGTTCAGACCTGCTGGATGCAGTTGTCTGACTTCAGAGACATCGGCAACTACCTCAAAATCAAACACGACCAGGCGCAGAAACTGGAAATGGACAAGAGGCGGATGAGGTCGGGGAACAGCGCCGACAACAGGGGCGCCATTGCGGACGCGTTCAGCAGCATCGCCCGAACGGAGCTCATTTACCTGGAGGAATCTCCAGACTACTGCAGTCAGAACGCCAGCCTGGGCCTTCACGGTACTGAGGGCAGGGAGTGCCTGCAGCACGGCGAGGGCTTGAACCAGTGGGAGAAGAGGAGCTGCCGCCGACTGTGCCATGAGTGCGGcctgggggtggaggagaggcggACAGAGATAGTCAGCAGCTGTAACTGTAAGTTCCAATGGTGCTGCACGGTCAAGTGTGAGAACTGCTCTCAAGTGATGGTCAAACACGTGTGTGCCAGAAGAGAGGGAGGCCACGGACACAACTACAGAAGGAGATACCGAGGACCTAAATGA
- the LOC112070580 gene encoding protein Wnt-8a-like: MEYLCRKYLRLGYSTEAVDLDAEGALAAMGPCKLLTSLVLSMCSHVLYATAWSVNNFLMTGPKAYLTYASSVQVGAQSGIQECKHQFAWDRWNCPESALQLSTHGLRSATRETSFVHAISAAGVMYTLTKNCSMGDFDNCGCDDSNIGQIGGRGWIWGGCSDNVKFGEKMSKQFVDALENGHDSRAAVNLHNNEAGRLAIKATMKRACKCHGVSGSCSVQTCWMQLSDFRDIGNYLKVKHDQAQKLEMDKRRMRSGNSADNRGAIADVFSSIARTELIYLEESPDYCTKNKSLGLQGTEGRECLQGENNLSQWERKSCRRLCHECGLRVEERRIEIVSSCNCKFHWCCTVKCERCTQVVTKYYCARRERVRRPQNSTRKSGRRPRVQRS; the protein is encoded by the exons ATGGAATACCTGTGCCGAAAG TATTTACGCTTGGGATACTCCACGGAAGCCGTTGATTTGGACGCAGAAGGCGCATTAGCTGCCATGGGACCGTGCAAGCTGCTGACATCACTGGTCCTGTCCATGTGTAGTCATGTTCTGTACGCTACAGCATG GTCGGTGAATAACTTCCTGATGACTGGACCAAAG GCCTATCTGACGTATGCCAGTAGCGTGCAGGTGGGCGCACAGAGCGGGATTCAGGAATGCAAACACCAGTTCGCTTGGGACAGGTGGAACTGCCCCGAGAGCGCGCTCCAACTATCAACTCATGGACTGCGCAGTG CCACAAGAGAGACGTCTTTCGTCCATGCCATCAGTGCTGCGGGGGTGATGTACACTCTCACCAAGAACTGTAGTATGGGGGACTTTGATAACTGTGGATGTGATGACTCCAATATTGGGCAGATAG GGGGTAGGGGCTGGATTTGGGGGGGCTGCAGTGATAATGTGAAATTTGGGGAGAAGATGTCCAAACAGTTCGTGGATGCGCTGGAGAACGGGCACGACTCGCGCGCAGCTGTAAACCTGCACAACAATGAAGCCGGTAGACTG GCGATCAAGGCGACCATGAAGCGAGCCTGTAAGTGCCACGGCGTCTCCGGGAGCTGCTCCGTTCAGACCTGCTGGATGCAGCTGTCTGACTTCAGAGACATCGGCAACTACCTCAAAGTCAAACACGACCAGGCGCAGAAACTGGAGATGGACAAGAGGCGGATGAGGTCGGGGAACAGCGCCGACAACAGGGGCGCCATCGCGGACGTGTTCAGCAGCATCGCCCGGACGGAGCTCATTTACCTGGAGGAATCTCCAGACTACTGTACCAAGAACAAGAGCCTGGGGCTCCAGGGAACCGAGGGGAGGGAGTGCCTGCAgggggaaaataacctctcccagTGGGAGAGGAAGAGCTGCCGCCGGCTGTGCCATGAGTGCGGCCTGAGGGTCGAGGAGAGGCGGATTGAGATAGTCAGCAGCTGTAACTGTAAATTTCACTGGTGCTGCACGGTCAAGTGCGAGCGGTGCACGCAGGTCGTGACCAAATACTACTGCGCGCGCAGGGAGAGAGTGCGCAGGCCTCAGAACAGCACAAGGAAAAGTGGGAGAAGGCCCCGCGTGCAGCGCAGTTGA